From a single Haloarcula sp. DT43 genomic region:
- a CDS encoding 3-hydroxyacyl-CoA dehydrogenase family protein, which translates to MIVAVLGTGQRARDTAQRCVRAGHAVRLRGTDASDVMDRVDEIRRALGGDIAAGIDGTTGLESAVNGAEVVIDATDGDTDSHRAVVAETETMVGEEALVAVSDTSLSVTAVAAGLRSPDRAVGLNIVDPPDGDIVEVVVAEQTTAATRDRTTAFAEGLDATPVVVRDTPGFAALRLELATIAEAVRMVEDGVAGVRDIDRAFERGTSDRDGPLVRADRHGLETVLTALEDLAERLDERFEPPPLLRRKVENGQRGAVAGEGFYVWEDVTPTTGADPDPSVPTRDSEPEFK; encoded by the coding sequence ATGATTGTGGCCGTACTCGGGACCGGACAGCGGGCACGTGATACCGCACAGCGATGTGTCCGCGCGGGCCACGCGGTTCGTCTCCGAGGGACGGACGCGTCGGACGTGATGGACCGGGTCGACGAGATTCGCCGCGCGCTGGGCGGGGACATCGCGGCGGGTATCGACGGGACCACCGGACTCGAAAGCGCGGTCAACGGTGCCGAAGTCGTCATCGACGCGACGGACGGCGACACGGACAGCCACCGCGCGGTGGTCGCCGAGACGGAGACGATGGTCGGCGAGGAGGCGCTCGTCGCCGTCAGCGACACGTCGCTGTCGGTGACCGCCGTCGCGGCCGGCCTGCGAAGCCCGGACCGAGCGGTCGGTCTCAATATCGTCGACCCGCCGGACGGCGACATCGTCGAGGTCGTCGTCGCCGAGCAGACGACGGCGGCGACCCGCGACCGGACGACCGCGTTCGCCGAGGGGCTGGATGCGACGCCGGTCGTCGTCCGGGACACGCCGGGCTTTGCCGCGCTCCGCCTCGAACTCGCCACCATCGCCGAGGCCGTGCGGATGGTCGAGGACGGCGTCGCCGGGGTCCGTGACATCGACCGGGCGTTCGAGCGCGGGACCTCGGACCGCGACGGCCCGCTGGTCCGGGCGGACAGGCACGGGCTCGAAACGGTGCTGACGGCCCTGGAAGACCTCGCCGAGCGGCTCGACGAGCGGTTCGAACCGCCCCCGTTGCTCCGACGGAAGGTCGAAAACGGACAGCGCGGCGCGGTCGCCGGCGAGGGGTTCTACGTCTGGGAGGACGTGACGCCGACGACCGGGGCCGACCCGGACCCGAGCGTCCCGACGCGGGACAGCGAGCCCGAGTTCAAATGA
- a CDS encoding sugar phosphate isomerase/epimerase family protein: MDIGVLTVPLGGQSLDEALAYLNDLGVDAVELACGGFPGDAHLDRQAYLDDEEKQAELEALLDDYDLRVSALATHNNPLHPDDDRAAEADRELREAIRLADQLDVNTVTGFSGLPAGGPDDEVPNWITAPWPTEHADAHEYQWRVADEYWSDLAAHAGAHDVDVAIEMHPNMLVYEPRGLLELRRRTNDRIGANFDPSHLYWQGIDVTEAIRLLGEEDAIHHFHAKDTKVYESEAREKGVLDTAPYTDEPNRSWLFRSIGYGHDESHWKDVVSTLRMVGYDGALSIEHEDSLTSAREGLEKAVDVLDRAVFETQPGDAYWAE, from the coding sequence ATGGACATCGGTGTACTGACAGTTCCGCTCGGCGGACAGTCGCTCGACGAGGCACTGGCGTATCTCAACGACCTAGGTGTCGATGCGGTCGAACTGGCGTGTGGCGGCTTCCCCGGTGACGCCCACCTCGACCGACAGGCGTACCTCGACGACGAGGAGAAACAGGCTGAACTGGAGGCACTGCTCGACGACTACGACCTCCGCGTGAGCGCGCTGGCGACCCACAACAACCCGCTACACCCCGACGACGACCGCGCCGCCGAGGCCGACCGGGAGCTCCGGGAGGCGATTCGGCTGGCCGACCAGCTCGACGTGAACACCGTCACGGGCTTTTCGGGCCTGCCAGCGGGCGGCCCCGACGACGAGGTGCCGAACTGGATTACCGCCCCCTGGCCGACCGAACACGCCGACGCCCACGAGTACCAGTGGCGCGTCGCCGACGAGTACTGGTCGGACCTTGCGGCCCACGCGGGCGCACACGACGTGGACGTGGCCATCGAGATGCACCCCAACATGCTCGTCTACGAACCCCGCGGCCTGCTAGAGCTTCGCCGGCGGACGAACGACCGCATCGGCGCGAACTTCGACCCGTCGCACCTCTACTGGCAGGGCATCGACGTGACCGAGGCCATCCGCTTGCTCGGCGAGGAAGACGCCATCCACCACTTCCACGCCAAGGACACGAAGGTCTACGAGTCGGAGGCCCGCGAGAAGGGCGTCCTCGACACCGCGCCATACACGGACGAGCCGAACCGGTCGTGGTTGTTCCGCTCTATCGGCTACGGCCACGACGAGTCCCACTGGAAGGACGTGGTCTCGACCCTGCGGATGGTCGGCTACGACGGCGCGCTCTCCATCGAACACGAGGACTCGCTGACCAGCGCCCGCGAGGGCCTGGAGAAGGCCGTCGACGTGCTCGACCGGGCCGTCTTCGAGACCCAGCCCGGCGACGCCTACTGGGCCGAGTAG
- a CDS encoding TIGR00266 family protein, with protein sequence MDIELTHKPSYTHVRVGLDGGESILAEPGAMVSHSPTVEIETTTSRDGLLSSAKSMLGGESLLANEFTAQGGPGIVTLAPPTPGDVHHHELAGETLYAVDGAFLAADPAIDIDSEFGGIQSLLAGASITPLALKGTGNVLIEAFGGLETVELDAGESYTIDNDHVVAWEESVDFDAHRVGGLKSTLLSGEGLVMDFTGPGTVWYQTRGLDSFTSAIADALPGTGDNDGDASGLDDFI encoded by the coding sequence ATGGACATCGAACTCACACACAAGCCCTCGTACACGCACGTCCGCGTCGGCCTCGACGGTGGCGAATCGATACTCGCGGAACCCGGCGCGATGGTCAGCCACTCCCCGACCGTCGAAATCGAGACGACGACCAGCCGTGACGGCCTCCTCAGCTCCGCCAAGTCGATGCTCGGCGGCGAGTCCCTGCTCGCAAACGAGTTCACCGCCCAGGGCGGTCCCGGCATCGTCACCCTCGCGCCGCCGACGCCCGGTGACGTCCACCACCACGAACTCGCCGGCGAGACGCTGTACGCCGTCGACGGGGCCTTCCTCGCGGCCGACCCAGCAATCGATATCGACTCGGAGTTCGGCGGCATCCAGTCGCTGCTGGCCGGCGCGAGCATCACGCCGCTGGCGCTAAAAGGGACCGGAAACGTCCTCATCGAGGCCTTCGGCGGGCTGGAGACCGTCGAACTCGACGCCGGCGAGTCCTACACCATCGACAACGACCACGTCGTCGCCTGGGAGGAGTCGGTCGACTTCGACGCCCACCGCGTCGGCGGCCTGAAATCGACGCTGCTCAGCGGTGAGGGCCTCGTGATGGACTTCACCGGGCCGGGAACGGTCTGGTACCAGACCCGCGGGCTCGACTCGTTCACCTCGGCCATCGCCGACGCGCTGCCCGGCACGGGCGACAACGACGGCGACGCGTCCGGGCTGGACGATTTCATCTGA
- a CDS encoding CBS domain-containing protein yields MATETTVRIEDIMSTPLETISADETVKAAATQMQAQNINGIFVPGAQAGIITTTDIVDAVAAGKDLSTATVGDVMTSPVERVTTSLELGEAAAMMTTYDIKHLPVIDEHQDYVGMVSSTDITQALS; encoded by the coding sequence ATGGCCACTGAAACGACTGTCCGCATCGAGGACATCATGTCGACGCCTTTGGAGACGATTTCCGCCGACGAGACCGTCAAGGCGGCCGCGACGCAGATGCAGGCCCAGAACATCAACGGCATCTTCGTCCCGGGAGCGCAAGCGGGCATCATCACGACCACCGACATCGTCGACGCCGTCGCGGCCGGGAAGGACCTCTCGACGGCGACCGTCGGCGACGTGATGACCTCGCCGGTCGAGCGGGTGACGACCTCGCTGGAACTGGGCGAGGCCGCCGCCATGATGACGACCTACGACATCAAGCACCTCCCGGTCATCGACGAACACCAGGACTACGTCGGCATGGTGTCCTCGACGGACATCACGCAGGCGCTGTCCTGA
- a CDS encoding Gfo/Idh/MocA family protein translates to MTLDIGMLGYKFMGKAHANALDRLPMFFPEAPAVNKDVLVGRDEAALADAADRLGFDRTATDWEDVVDEVDVFYNLGPNHVHAEPSIAALEAGTPTFCEKPLAPTLDTAEAMAETAADADVPAGAAFNYRFVPAIQYAKGLVDDGELGEIHHFRGQYLQDWLVDPDAPWSWRNDEEMAGSGALGDLGSHTVDLARFLVGDAAGEITDVSGHLRTFTEERPVEGSDETRPVTVDDAYSAQIAFENGAMGTLEASRVANGHKNAHTIEIEGSKGALKFDLERLNELQVLTEGDRGFQQVLVTDADDPYVDHWWPPGHVIGWEHTFVHENYEFLTAVAEGGTQEPSFADGLAAQRVLDAVERSDARGEWVSP, encoded by the coding sequence ATGACACTGGATATCGGCATGCTCGGCTACAAATTCATGGGCAAGGCCCACGCGAACGCGCTGGACCGCCTGCCCATGTTCTTCCCCGAAGCGCCAGCCGTCAACAAGGACGTGCTCGTCGGCCGCGACGAGGCGGCGCTGGCCGACGCGGCCGACCGACTCGGCTTCGACCGGACGGCGACCGACTGGGAGGACGTCGTCGACGAGGTGGACGTGTTCTACAACCTCGGCCCGAACCACGTCCACGCCGAACCGTCCATCGCGGCGCTGGAGGCCGGGACGCCGACGTTCTGTGAGAAGCCGCTCGCGCCCACGCTCGATACGGCCGAGGCGATGGCCGAGACGGCCGCCGACGCTGACGTGCCCGCGGGCGCGGCGTTCAACTACCGGTTCGTCCCGGCCATACAGTACGCGAAGGGACTCGTCGACGACGGCGAACTCGGCGAGATTCACCACTTCCGCGGGCAGTACCTCCAAGACTGGCTGGTCGACCCCGACGCGCCGTGGTCCTGGCGCAACGACGAGGAGATGGCCGGCAGCGGGGCGCTCGGCGACCTCGGCTCCCATACGGTCGACCTGGCCCGGTTCCTGGTGGGCGACGCCGCCGGCGAGATAACGGACGTGAGCGGTCACCTCCGGACGTTCACTGAGGAACGCCCCGTTGAGGGCAGCGACGAGACGCGCCCGGTGACCGTCGACGACGCCTACAGCGCCCAGATTGCTTTCGAGAACGGCGCGATGGGAACGCTCGAAGCGTCCCGCGTCGCCAACGGTCACAAGAACGCCCACACCATCGAAATCGAGGGGTCGAAGGGCGCACTCAAGTTCGACCTCGAACGGCTGAACGAGCTGCAGGTACTCACCGAAGGCGACCGCGGCTTCCAGCAGGTGCTGGTCACCGACGCCGACGACCCGTACGTCGACCACTGGTGGCCCCCCGGCCACGTCATCGGCTGGGAGCACACGTTCGTCCACGAGAACTACGAGTTCCTCACGGCCGTCGCCGAGGGCGGGACGCAGGAGCCGTCCTTCGCCGATGGCCTCGCGGCACAGCGCGTCCTCGACGCCGTCGAGCGTAGCGACGCCCGCGGCGAGTGGGTCAGCCCGTAG
- a CDS encoding redox-regulated ATPase YchF, with amino-acid sequence MLSIALAGKPNAGKSTFYKAATMADVDVGNYPFTTIDANRGVSHVRTDCPCLDRDERCGDDNCRDGKRYVPVELIDVAGLVPGAHEGRGLGNQFLDELSTADVILNVVDASGGTDAEGEPVEVGDHDPVEDVHFVEEEMDLWLASIVERNWESIERQSRSPDFKLDEALVDMLAGVGASELDVARTLRDLEYPEDPIAWTDEHREALATEIRRRTKPLVVVANKADIAPEGNIEALQDAADVVVPATADGELALRNAAQAGVIDYDPGDPDFDIVGDVSDQQREGLNRIRGVMDEWGGTGVQGALDTAVYDLLDHLTAYPVQNETHWTDGQGNVLPDAFLLRRGATPKDLAYAVHSDIGDGYIHAVDARENRRISDETELEEGAVVKIISDAN; translated from the coding sequence ATGCTCTCTATCGCGCTGGCCGGCAAACCGAACGCCGGCAAGTCTACCTTCTACAAGGCGGCGACGATGGCCGACGTGGACGTGGGGAACTATCCGTTCACGACCATCGACGCCAACCGCGGGGTCAGCCACGTCCGCACGGACTGTCCGTGCCTCGACCGGGACGAGCGCTGTGGCGACGACAACTGCCGGGACGGCAAGCGGTACGTCCCGGTGGAACTCATCGACGTGGCCGGCCTCGTGCCCGGGGCCCACGAGGGCCGGGGCCTCGGGAACCAGTTCCTCGACGAGCTATCGACCGCCGACGTGATTCTCAACGTCGTCGACGCCTCCGGCGGGACCGACGCCGAGGGCGAACCCGTCGAAGTCGGCGACCACGACCCCGTCGAGGACGTCCACTTCGTCGAGGAGGAGATGGACCTGTGGCTCGCCAGCATCGTCGAGCGCAACTGGGAGTCCATCGAACGGCAGTCCCGCTCGCCGGATTTCAAGCTCGACGAGGCGCTCGTGGACATGCTGGCCGGCGTCGGGGCCTCCGAACTCGACGTGGCGCGGACGCTGCGGGACCTGGAGTACCCCGAGGACCCCATCGCCTGGACCGACGAGCACCGCGAGGCGCTGGCGACGGAGATACGCCGGCGGACGAAACCGCTCGTCGTCGTCGCGAACAAGGCCGACATCGCTCCCGAGGGGAACATCGAGGCCCTGCAGGACGCCGCCGACGTGGTCGTCCCCGCGACGGCCGACGGCGAACTCGCCCTTCGCAACGCCGCGCAGGCGGGAGTCATCGACTACGACCCGGGCGACCCGGACTTCGACATCGTCGGCGACGTGAGCGACCAGCAACGGGAGGGCCTGAACCGCATCCGCGGCGTCATGGACGAGTGGGGCGGTACCGGCGTCCAGGGCGCGCTCGACACCGCCGTCTACGACCTGCTCGACCACCTGACGGCCTATCCCGTCCAGAACGAGACCCACTGGACCGACGGCCAGGGGAACGTCCTCCCCGACGCGTTCCTGCTGCGCCGGGGCGCGACGCCCAAGGACCTCGCCTACGCCGTCCACTCGGACATCGGCGACGGCTACATCCACGCCGTCGACGCCCGGGAGAACCGGCGCATCAGCGACGAGACGGAACTGGAGGAGGGAGCGGTCGTCAAAATCATCAGCGACGCGAACTGA
- the hisD gene encoding histidinol dehydrogenase: MNVRTIADLGPDERAAFFDRDAGVDAVRDDVRDIVSQVREEGDVALRRFAEEFDGVSVGNVDITDTAERAYEEIDDDVRAAIEDAAANIRAFHERQVPEDWRDDFEGRELGRRFHPLDSAGVYAPGGTAAYPSSALMGVIPAKVAGVEHVAVATPPAEEVNPVTLAAIHVAGADAVYQVGGAQAIAALAYGTETVNATDIVVGPGNRWVTAAKAEVRGDVAIDFLAGPSEIMVVADGDADPDLVAADLVAQAEHDENASVVAVTDDAALAEQVAAAVDEQADGREREAVIRGALANDASGVLLARSMSEAVLFAEEYAAEHLSIQADDDEALLERVPSAGSAFLGPYSPVAAGDYATGTNHVLPTGGNARLTGGLSVDTFVRSTTVQRLSEDALGDLSETITTLAEAEGLEAHAESVRKRFEE, from the coding sequence ATGAACGTACGGACGATAGCCGACCTGGGTCCCGACGAGCGGGCCGCCTTCTTCGACCGCGACGCCGGCGTCGACGCCGTCAGAGACGACGTGCGCGACATCGTCTCGCAGGTCCGAGAGGAGGGCGACGTGGCGCTCCGGCGCTTCGCCGAGGAGTTCGACGGCGTGTCGGTGGGCAACGTCGACATCACGGATACCGCCGAGCGGGCGTACGAAGAAATCGACGACGACGTGCGCGCGGCCATCGAGGACGCCGCGGCGAACATCCGCGCGTTCCACGAGCGGCAGGTCCCCGAGGACTGGCGCGACGACTTCGAGGGGCGCGAACTGGGCCGGCGGTTCCACCCGCTCGACAGCGCCGGCGTGTACGCGCCCGGCGGCACGGCCGCCTACCCGTCCAGCGCGCTGATGGGCGTCATCCCGGCGAAGGTCGCCGGCGTCGAACACGTCGCCGTCGCAACCCCGCCGGCCGAGGAGGTCAACCCCGTCACCCTGGCGGCTATCCACGTCGCCGGGGCCGACGCCGTCTACCAGGTCGGCGGCGCGCAAGCCATCGCGGCGCTGGCCTACGGGACCGAGACCGTGAACGCGACGGACATCGTCGTCGGCCCCGGTAACCGCTGGGTCACGGCGGCGAAAGCCGAGGTCCGCGGCGACGTGGCTATCGACTTCCTCGCCGGCCCCTCCGAAATCATGGTCGTCGCCGACGGCGACGCAGACCCGGATCTGGTCGCGGCCGACCTCGTCGCGCAGGCCGAACACGACGAGAACGCCTCCGTCGTCGCCGTCACCGACGACGCGGCCCTCGCCGAACAGGTCGCGGCCGCCGTCGACGAGCAGGCCGACGGCCGGGAGCGCGAGGCGGTCATCCGCGGCGCGCTCGCCAACGACGCCTCCGGGGTCCTGCTCGCACGGTCGATGAGCGAGGCCGTCCTCTTCGCCGAGGAGTACGCCGCCGAGCACCTCTCGATTCAGGCTGACGACGACGAGGCCCTGCTGGAGCGAGTCCCCTCCGCGGGCTCGGCCTTCCTCGGCCCGTACAGCCCGGTCGCGGCCGGCGACTACGCGACCGGGACCAACCACGTCCTCCCGACCGGCGGCAACGCACGGCTCACCGGCGGCCTCTCCGTGGACACGTTCGTCCGGTCGACGACGGTCCAGCGCCTCTCCGAGGACGCGCTCGGCGACCTCTCGGAGACGATTACGACGCTCGCCGAAGCCGAAGGGCTGGAGGCTCACGCCGAGAGCGTCCGCAAACGGTTCGAGGAGTAG
- a CDS encoding HesB/IscA family protein: MSSTADDGEPNLGGEDVAVTEQAAAEALDLLESEGMDVEESGLRLYVQQGGCAGLSYGMRFEHEPEADDEVFERNGLRVFVDDASIDYIEGSVLDYEGGLQGAGFHVQNPNVVSECGCGESFRT, encoded by the coding sequence ATGAGCAGCACAGCGGACGACGGCGAGCCGAACCTCGGGGGCGAGGACGTGGCCGTCACCGAGCAGGCAGCTGCGGAGGCACTGGACCTCCTCGAAAGCGAAGGGATGGACGTCGAGGAGTCCGGGCTCCGCCTGTACGTCCAGCAGGGCGGCTGCGCCGGCCTCTCCTACGGGATGCGGTTCGAACACGAACCCGAAGCCGACGACGAGGTGTTCGAGCGCAACGGGCTCCGCGTGTTCGTCGACGACGCCAGCATCGACTACATCGAGGGGTCGGTACTGGACTACGAGGGCGGCCTGCAGGGGGCCGGGTTCCACGTCCAGAACCCGAACGTGGTCAGCGAATGCGGCTGTGGCGAGTCCTTCCGGACGTAG
- a CDS encoding dodecin — protein sequence MVFKKITLIGTSSESFDKAADDAIERAEATLDNLKWVEVEELGVEIASVEGREYQAEVVVAFELEE from the coding sequence GTGGTTTTCAAGAAAATCACGCTCATCGGAACCAGTTCGGAGAGCTTCGATAAAGCCGCAGACGACGCCATCGAGCGGGCGGAGGCGACGCTGGACAACCTCAAGTGGGTCGAGGTGGAGGAACTCGGCGTCGAAATCGCCAGCGTGGAAGGCCGCGAGTACCAGGCAGAGGTCGTCGTGGCGTTCGAACTCGAGGAGTAG
- a CDS encoding DUF7282 domain-containing protein: protein MHTQTTKLTAVSLALLLLVSSTIAIGVVGGASLQEAGNAGNAAATVSFSDQTTAGTTVTVDSVTVSEGGFVAIHDSSLLEGNVVGSVVGVSGYLEPGEHENVEVTLFDVPGAEFDRSELSDDETLIAMPHRDTNANKTYDFVATDGTADGPYVSDGAAVTDAANITVEQAEVVEGESYTVSNLSAPLSVEQGDTATVTATVTNPNTVADTQEVVFRFDGTAAVREQVELEAGNSTTVSYSLNTSSVDTGSYFHGVYTRTDGAPAQIQVVDELQSFDVSDLSAPGTATVGDEFTVTATVTNPNAFASEQSVEFRFQGALVEARDVTLTAGESSTVEFQVDATGVSPGTYIHSVFTRDFGQSALITIETPGEGPPTEEPTEEPTETEEPTEEPTETEEPTETEEPTETEEPTEIEEPTETEEPTETEEPTETEEPTETEEPTESPEPTETEGPTESEA from the coding sequence ATGCACACACAGACCACGAAGCTCACAGCAGTCTCGCTGGCACTGCTGTTGCTGGTATCGTCCACAATCGCGATTGGAGTCGTCGGCGGTGCGTCCTTGCAGGAGGCTGGGAACGCGGGCAACGCCGCCGCGACGGTCTCGTTCTCCGACCAGACGACCGCGGGCACGACGGTCACCGTCGACTCGGTGACCGTCTCCGAGGGCGGGTTCGTCGCAATCCACGACAGCAGCCTGCTGGAGGGCAACGTCGTCGGGAGCGTCGTCGGGGTCAGCGGGTACCTCGAACCTGGCGAGCACGAGAACGTCGAAGTCACGCTGTTCGACGTTCCGGGCGCGGAGTTCGACCGCAGCGAACTGTCCGACGACGAGACGCTGATTGCGATGCCACACCGCGACACGAACGCCAACAAGACCTACGACTTCGTCGCCACGGACGGCACGGCCGACGGTCCCTACGTGTCCGACGGGGCGGCAGTCACCGACGCGGCCAACATCACCGTCGAGCAAGCGGAGGTCGTCGAAGGGGAATCGTACACCGTCTCGAACCTCTCGGCCCCGCTGAGCGTCGAACAGGGCGATACTGCGACCGTCACCGCGACGGTGACCAACCCCAACACCGTGGCTGACACGCAGGAAGTGGTGTTCCGGTTCGACGGCACCGCCGCAGTCCGCGAACAGGTCGAACTGGAGGCCGGCAACTCCACGACGGTCTCGTACAGCCTCAACACCTCGTCCGTCGACACCGGCTCGTACTTCCACGGCGTGTACACGCGGACGGACGGCGCACCGGCACAGATTCAGGTCGTCGACGAGCTCCAGTCCTTCGACGTGTCGGACCTCTCGGCCCCTGGCACCGCCACCGTCGGGGACGAGTTCACGGTGACCGCGACCGTGACCAACCCCAACGCGTTCGCCAGCGAACAGTCAGTCGAGTTCCGGTTCCAGGGCGCTCTCGTCGAGGCACGTGACGTCACTCTCACCGCCGGGGAGTCTTCGACCGTCGAGTTCCAGGTCGACGCGACGGGCGTCAGTCCGGGCACGTACATCCACAGCGTGTTCACCCGCGACTTCGGGCAGTCGGCGCTCATCACGATAGAGACACCGGGTGAGGGACCACCGACCGAGGAACCAACGGAAGAGCCGACAGAGACTGAAGAACCAACCGAGGAGCCGACAGAGACCGAAGAGCCGACAGAGACAGAAGAGCCAACGGAAACTGAGGAGCCGACAGAGATTGAAGAGCCGACCGAGACCGAAGAGCCGACCGAGACCGAAGAGCCGACAGAAACCGAGGAGCCGACAGAGACCGAAGAACCAACTGAATCCCCGGAGCCGACTGAGACGGAGGGGCCGACTGAATCAGAAGCGTAG